A single genomic interval of Luteolibacter sp. Y139 harbors:
- a CDS encoding beta strand repeat-containing protein, with amino-acid sequence MNVALNPYAASLHGPGTSKRAWDVRYIESFQQAKEGDPVRFELTDGAIAQGVVKIVQFNGAVVSYVSGELTAPEKGKFFFITPPEGGKAGKAVGVVEFPASKVAYRVEPTGTNGEPELWKRRQDEVVCLNMEEADPEWLAEQIAPLRPDLAPDYVPEHNDEIISLQTLPGSPAVMLLDFAGGYTNSWGGITYARPNIGNDTIKDIWKRVAEDYMPFNINVTTDIKVFLAAPAASRQRCCFTTTPVTAAGVAYFGSWNWGNDTVCWSVYYVGKAAAEVGSHEVGHTLGLAHQGQTGGVEYYGGHGGGETGWAPIMGVGYYQAVTTWAKGEYANANQPQDELSTITTTNNNVGYRNDDTGDSLATSRYLEIQANNTASAEGVIERTGDTDAFQFTTTGGAINLKVDPVAPGDWGDLATMATLADASGTILATANAQDDVSSTITTTLAAGTYTFRVTGTGKNDPLTNGFTNYASLGYYAISGTVAGARQPTRLSVNERAPNSTVVGNVPATNPNSSPLVYTITSGNTGGTFSISNTGVVTVANNAQLDYWALANNPALYAAQFELFVTITNVNNATLTETNRRVVIAVNQLYAPVPTGLTAVLNSSLRIELDWGSSYGATGYNVKRSTTPGGPYTSLGTVTASNYSDGNLTHGVTYYYVVTAVNANGESNPSAQVSALALSVAGGFESPILSPGTHQYTPTGSTGGWTFGGVAGNGSGLVTNGSAFNNPTVPEGNQAAFIQSTGAISQTFSGFTPGTTYTISYLAAQRPGNQQTWDVKLDNTILQSNSGGGSSFGIRTNTFTATASFHTLSFVGTNTAGGDNTIFIDNVQILVASPAVPNFSFETPGLGGGAYSYNPTGGSWTFSGTPGNGSGIAANGSGFSNPNAPHGSQIAFVQNLGTITQTLSGFTSGKTYTLSYLAAQRPGSFGGQTWNVKIGNTVIQSNAAGSNSFTCYSANFVASAATQTLSFVGTNLSGGDRTVFIDNVSISRSDALLPVTPVVALTSPANHAAFGNNAPVSFTASVTANGNAINAVQFFVGKTLIGQDSNAPYTCAWGDVKAGLQTAYARVLFNNGSFADSVPLEFAVSNSSLNLGFETPALGGGQYQYTPSGASWKFSATGIASNGSAFGSPTAPEGTQVGFVQFTGTTSQTFTGFTPGTSYTISYMAAQRSGNQQTWDVKIDDSVVQSYSGGTSSFAARTATFTATAPYHTLTFAGTNLNGGDNTIFIDSISFNPPLAANPGPALVANTSPATATDVVGSEVSFVAAFSTGLPTTYQWQKLVDGQSIDIAGATTPTLTLSNLQLGDAGSYRLRATNTAGVSVSGTSTLTVTSVPAPVNDVITSHAAQTGLGSASPQFTSTWEVAPGSLIASKSPSEIGTGNFTNSTNVLTDGSVGRSAYNSGGATATQVSAGGGAGQSVTYNLGTAPAGYSLSKIVVHGSWPDAGRDQQAYTVSYSTVADPTTFISLAVVNNNPANPAAVQCATRSTLTSSTAAPLASSVAALKFDFTTPAPENGWVGYTEIAVYGTPLEPAITLQTSPATAADVVGGQVTFSASITGATPLTYQWQKVVSGVPSDIAGANTPTLTLSNLQTSDTASYRLKATNSSGTATSNASTLTVTAAPAPVNNVIAAMAAQTGLGGNTTFTPSWKLAADDSLISGMSPSTAAGNFSINSNGKNSAALTTIRSLSISPTTGGENSFNYLSCGNGNGAGTSVIYTLPANANGHTLTKIMVHGGWADAGRDQQAYTVSYSKVATPNTFITLRAVNYNPTNPSGVQSTTRSTLTASSGVLATNVAAVKFDFTTPTSENGWVGYAQLAVYGAPTMSAPTNLVATPGDAQASLAWTATPGAASYNVKRSTISGSSYTTVGNVSSTNFVNTGLTNGTPYYYVVTAVNGGEETPISSQVSVTPNPAGYDGWLATYPSITGPDRSPDADPDHDGMPNGIEFMTGTSPASAASSSIISRSLDATGNIVLQFKRVDAAKAYAVTVESSTNLVTPWTSVTVPTSAITSPALTVVENGTDPDDITVVIPASGASKKFARVRIAIP; translated from the coding sequence ATGAATGTCGCACTCAATCCCTACGCGGCGAGTTTGCACGGACCCGGCACTTCGAAGCGGGCTTGGGATGTCCGCTACATCGAGAGCTTCCAGCAGGCGAAGGAAGGCGACCCGGTTCGCTTCGAGCTAACAGACGGAGCCATCGCCCAAGGCGTCGTCAAGATCGTCCAGTTCAATGGAGCGGTCGTCTCCTACGTGTCCGGCGAACTGACGGCACCGGAGAAAGGGAAGTTCTTCTTCATCACGCCGCCGGAGGGCGGGAAGGCCGGCAAGGCGGTCGGCGTGGTCGAGTTTCCGGCGAGCAAGGTCGCCTATCGAGTGGAGCCGACCGGCACCAATGGCGAGCCCGAGCTGTGGAAGCGTCGCCAGGACGAAGTGGTCTGCTTGAACATGGAGGAGGCCGATCCGGAGTGGCTTGCCGAGCAGATCGCCCCGCTGCGCCCCGATCTGGCGCCGGACTATGTGCCGGAGCACAATGACGAGATCATCTCCCTGCAGACCCTTCCCGGTTCACCGGCGGTGATGCTGTTAGACTTCGCCGGTGGCTACACGAACAGCTGGGGCGGTATCACCTATGCTCGTCCCAACATCGGCAACGACACGATCAAGGACATCTGGAAGCGCGTGGCGGAGGACTACATGCCCTTCAACATCAACGTGACGACCGACATCAAGGTCTTCCTCGCGGCTCCAGCAGCCAGCCGCCAGCGCTGCTGCTTCACCACCACGCCGGTCACGGCAGCGGGTGTGGCCTACTTCGGCTCATGGAACTGGGGCAACGACACCGTGTGTTGGTCGGTTTACTACGTGGGCAAGGCAGCGGCGGAAGTTGGTTCGCACGAAGTGGGTCACACGCTCGGGCTCGCTCACCAAGGCCAGACCGGTGGCGTGGAATACTATGGGGGCCACGGCGGCGGTGAGACCGGATGGGCGCCGATCATGGGAGTGGGTTATTACCAAGCGGTCACCACTTGGGCGAAGGGCGAGTATGCGAATGCCAACCAACCGCAGGACGAGCTCAGCACGATTACCACGACGAACAACAACGTCGGCTACCGGAACGACGACACGGGCGACAGCTTGGCCACGTCGCGATACCTGGAGATCCAGGCGAACAACACGGCATCCGCGGAAGGCGTGATCGAGCGCACCGGCGACACGGACGCCTTTCAATTCACCACCACCGGCGGCGCGATCAACCTGAAGGTGGATCCGGTGGCTCCCGGCGATTGGGGTGACCTTGCCACCATGGCCACGCTCGCCGATGCCTCGGGAACGATTCTCGCCACTGCCAATGCGCAGGACGACGTCTCGTCCACGATCACGACGACCCTGGCAGCTGGCACCTACACCTTCCGCGTCACCGGCACCGGCAAGAACGATCCGCTGACCAATGGCTTCACCAACTACGCGAGCCTTGGCTACTACGCCATCTCCGGCACTGTCGCCGGAGCACGGCAGCCAACGCGTCTGAGCGTGAACGAGCGCGCGCCTAACAGCACAGTGGTCGGCAACGTGCCCGCCACCAATCCCAACAGCAGCCCGCTGGTCTATACGATCACCTCGGGCAATACCGGCGGCACTTTCTCTATCAGCAACACCGGCGTCGTCACCGTGGCGAACAACGCGCAGCTGGACTACTGGGCGCTGGCCAATAACCCGGCGCTCTATGCCGCGCAGTTCGAGCTCTTCGTGACCATCACGAACGTGAACAATGCGACGCTCACCGAGACGAACCGCCGCGTCGTCATCGCCGTCAATCAACTCTATGCGCCGGTGCCAACTGGCTTGACCGCGGTGCTCAACAGCAGCTTGCGGATCGAGCTGGACTGGGGATCGAGCTACGGGGCGACCGGCTACAATGTGAAGCGCTCCACCACTCCGGGCGGGCCTTACACGAGCTTGGGAACGGTCACTGCCAGCAATTATTCCGACGGTAACCTCACGCACGGCGTGACCTACTACTACGTGGTCACCGCGGTGAACGCGAATGGTGAGAGCAACCCCTCCGCCCAAGTCAGCGCCCTCGCGCTGTCAGTGGCGGGTGGCTTCGAGTCACCGATTTTGAGCCCTGGCACTCATCAATACACTCCTACTGGCAGCACGGGTGGATGGACCTTCGGCGGCGTCGCGGGCAATGGCTCCGGCCTCGTCACGAACGGCAGCGCCTTCAACAATCCTACCGTTCCGGAAGGCAACCAGGCGGCATTCATCCAGTCGACCGGGGCAATCTCGCAGACCTTCTCGGGTTTCACACCGGGCACGACCTACACCATCTCCTATCTGGCAGCGCAGCGTCCCGGCAACCAGCAGACCTGGGACGTGAAGCTCGACAACACGATCCTCCAGTCCAACTCGGGTGGTGGCTCAAGTTTTGGCATCCGCACCAACACCTTCACCGCCACGGCTTCGTTCCATACCTTGTCCTTCGTTGGCACGAATACGGCCGGGGGCGATAATACGATCTTCATCGACAACGTGCAGATCCTCGTCGCGAGTCCGGCGGTCCCCAACTTCAGCTTTGAAACTCCCGGCTTGGGCGGCGGAGCCTATAGCTACAATCCTACGGGAGGATCATGGACCTTCAGCGGCACTCCCGGCAATGGCTCCGGCATTGCAGCGAATGGCAGTGGCTTCTCCAATCCCAATGCGCCACATGGCAGCCAGATCGCCTTCGTCCAGAATCTCGGAACGATCACACAGACACTTTCGGGATTCACTTCCGGCAAGACCTACACCTTGAGCTACCTCGCCGCACAACGGCCGGGCAGCTTCGGCGGACAAACGTGGAACGTGAAGATCGGCAACACGGTGATCCAATCGAACGCCGCAGGCAGCAACAGCTTTACCTGCTACTCCGCCAACTTCGTGGCATCGGCAGCGACACAGACGCTGTCCTTCGTCGGCACCAATCTTTCCGGCGGTGACCGCACCGTCTTCATCGACAATGTCTCCATTAGCCGGAGCGATGCGCTTCTGCCGGTGACTCCCGTTGTCGCCCTGACCAGCCCCGCGAATCATGCCGCCTTTGGCAACAATGCGCCGGTCAGCTTCACGGCATCCGTGACGGCGAATGGCAATGCCATTAATGCGGTGCAGTTCTTCGTCGGGAAGACGCTGATCGGGCAGGATTCCAATGCGCCATATACTTGCGCCTGGGGAGATGTGAAAGCGGGTCTCCAGACGGCGTATGCGCGCGTGCTGTTTAACAACGGTAGCTTTGCCGATTCGGTGCCATTGGAATTCGCGGTTTCCAATAGCAGCCTGAATCTCGGCTTCGAGACCCCGGCGCTCGGCGGTGGCCAGTACCAGTACACACCTTCGGGTGCCTCGTGGAAATTCTCGGCGACCGGCATTGCGTCGAATGGCAGCGCCTTCGGCAGTCCCACTGCTCCGGAAGGCACACAGGTAGGCTTCGTTCAATTCACCGGCACCACGTCACAGACCTTCACCGGCTTCACCCCGGGAACCAGCTACACCATCTCCTACATGGCCGCGCAGCGTTCGGGCAATCAGCAGACCTGGGATGTGAAGATCGATGACTCAGTGGTCCAATCTTACTCGGGCGGGACTTCCAGCTTCGCGGCCCGCACGGCGACCTTCACCGCCACGGCGCCGTATCACACGCTAACCTTCGCGGGGACGAACCTGAACGGTGGCGACAACACGATCTTCATCGACAGCATCAGCTTCAACCCGCCGCTCGCGGCCAATCCCGGTCCCGCGCTCGTCGCCAATACCTCGCCTGCCACCGCGACGGATGTGGTTGGCAGCGAGGTGAGTTTCGTCGCGGCCTTCAGCACCGGCCTTCCGACCACCTATCAATGGCAGAAGCTCGTGGACGGGCAATCGATCGATATCGCTGGTGCAACCACGCCGACACTGACGCTTTCCAATCTCCAGCTGGGCGATGCGGGATCCTACCGCCTCCGGGCCACCAATACGGCGGGCGTTTCCGTGAGTGGAACCAGCACGCTCACGGTCACCAGCGTGCCAGCGCCGGTGAACGATGTGATCACCAGCCATGCGGCACAGACAGGTCTCGGCAGTGCGAGCCCGCAGTTTACATCGACCTGGGAAGTCGCACCAGGCAGCCTGATCGCCTCCAAGTCACCGTCAGAAATCGGCACTGGCAACTTCACCAATAGCACCAACGTTCTCACCGATGGCAGCGTGGGCCGCTCGGCCTATAACTCCGGCGGCGCGACCGCAACACAGGTGAGCGCCGGTGGAGGCGCGGGCCAATCAGTGACCTACAATCTCGGCACCGCGCCGGCTGGCTACAGTCTCTCGAAGATCGTGGTCCATGGCAGCTGGCCGGATGCCGGTCGCGATCAACAGGCCTACACGGTCTCGTATTCCACCGTCGCTGATCCTACGACCTTCATCTCGCTCGCAGTGGTCAACAACAACCCGGCGAACCCCGCGGCCGTCCAATGCGCGACCCGCTCCACCTTGACTTCCTCCACCGCGGCCCCGCTCGCCAGCAGCGTCGCCGCGCTCAAGTTCGATTTCACTACGCCTGCGCCTGAAAATGGCTGGGTCGGCTACACTGAAATCGCCGTGTATGGCACGCCGCTGGAGCCCGCCATCACCCTCCAGACCTCCCCTGCAACGGCGGCGGATGTTGTGGGTGGCCAGGTGACCTTCAGCGCTTCGATCACGGGCGCCACCCCATTGACCTACCAATGGCAGAAGGTGGTGAGCGGCGTCCCCAGCGACATCGCCGGAGCGAACACGCCGACGCTGACCCTGAGCAACCTGCAGACCAGCGACACGGCAAGCTACCGTCTGAAGGCTACCAATTCGAGTGGAACGGCCACCAGCAACGCGTCCACTCTAACGGTCACTGCTGCACCTGCTCCCGTGAACAACGTGATCGCCGCGATGGCGGCACAGACCGGGCTGGGCGGAAACACCACCTTCACTCCGAGTTGGAAGCTGGCCGCAGATGACAGTCTCATCAGTGGCATGTCGCCCTCGACTGCCGCGGGCAACTTCAGCATCAATTCGAATGGCAAGAACTCAGCCGCGCTCACCACGATTCGCAGCCTTTCGATCAGCCCGACCACGGGCGGAGAAAACAGCTTCAACTACCTGAGCTGCGGCAATGGCAATGGCGCCGGAACCTCGGTCATCTACACGCTGCCGGCCAACGCCAACGGCCATACGTTGACCAAGATCATGGTCCACGGCGGTTGGGCGGATGCCGGTCGCGACCAGCAGGCCTACACGGTCTCCTACTCGAAGGTCGCCACGCCGAATACCTTCATCACGCTGCGCGCGGTCAATTACAACCCGACCAATCCCTCGGGCGTGCAGTCCACGACGCGGTCCACCTTGACGGCATCCAGCGGCGTGCTGGCCACGAACGTGGCGGCGGTGAAGTTCGACTTCACCACGCCGACTTCAGAGAACGGCTGGGTGGGCTACGCACAGCTCGCGGTCTATGGAGCGCCGACGATGTCCGCGCCGACGAATCTGGTGGCGACGCCCGGAGATGCACAGGCGAGCTTGGCCTGGACGGCGACTCCCGGTGCCGCCTCCTACAACGTGAAGCGATCGACCATCAGCGGCAGCTCCTACACCACTGTCGGAAACGTCTCGTCCACGAACTTCGTGAATACCGGCCTGACCAATGGCACACCCTACTACTACGTGGTGACCGCGGTGAATGGCGGGGAAGAAACCCCGATCTCGAGCCAAGTGTCCGTCACTCCGAATCCGGCAGGCTATGATGGGTGGCTCGCCACTTATCCGAGCATCACCGGGCCGGACCGTTCGCCCGATGCGGATCCTGATCACGATGGCATGCCGAATGGCATCGAGTTCATGACCGGCACCTCTCCGGCGAGCGCCGCCAGTTCGTCCATCATTTCGCGCAGCCTGGATGCTACGGGAAACATCGTACTTCAGTTCAAGCGCGTGGATGCCGCGAAGGCCTACGCCGTCACCGTGGAGAGTTCCACGAATCTCGTAACCCCGTGGACATCGGTGACCGTTCCCACCAGCGCCATCACCAGTCCGGCGCTGACCGTCGTGGAAAATGGTACTGATCCCGATGACATCACCGTGGTGATTCCTGCGAGCGGCGCGTCGAAGAAATTCGCGCGGGTCCGGATCGCGATCCCATGA